The region CCGGTGAAAATCAGGTTGTCCCTCATGCTGCGTGCTTGTCCAAAATTGTTTCTTTCATTGCTTTATTTTCGGAGGTGATAGAGGCGAGCTGATTGGTAACAGTAGACAGTTGCATTGTGAGAGTTGTAACGGAGTTTTGAAGCGAACTGTTTTCTTGCGTGAGCATGTCAATTTGTTGTTGGCTGTATTCCAGACTGTGGCGGAGTTGTTGAAATCCTTTGTGCAGTACTTCTATTAATGCTACTCTGGCGTCCAGTCCGGATAGTTTATTGTCTATGGATGTATGTCGCTTACCTTGGAACAGCACGGGGGGTGCGGAGATGTGGGTAAGGAAGATGCGTTGGATGAAGCGGGTGAGTCCGACATGCATGGTTTTTTAGCTTTTTGAGAGCGTCCCATGATGCAGAGTCTATTGTAGCATTCGTCAATGTAGTCTTCTAGATGATCCAGGTCCGAATTGTAATCCAGTTTATTGTATTTGTGGGAGGTGAAgtgaacaaacaaataaacaaacaaggggggggaggggggggagggagggggggggggtgggttgaaaaaaaaaacacactgtttttttGAACTGGCCTCACAGTCTAAAGGCAAAATAGGCAAAATATAGAATAAAGGCAAAATATAGAATCTAATAAATGTGTGCGGAGAGGACTAACCTGCCTCATCACATACTTGCTGCAAGGAGGCGCCTCTTGCTAAAGCCCTGGAGGACGCAACCCCCCTGGTAGAATGAGCCCTCATGCCTAAAGTCGAAGCTTGACCACGCACCTCATAAGCTAGGGCAATGGCATCACTCACCCAATGTGACATAGTCTGCTTTGTGGCAGCCGCCCCCCTTGTTACGTCCCCCATGACAAATCAACAGCTGCTCTAACTTATGCCACTGGCTAGTGTGGTGGACTTAAATCTGAAGAGCACAAACTGGACACAATAAGTGGAGTCTCACCTGCTCCAGTGTAGTGAACAGCAGAGGACAGAAGGCTTCAAGAATGACCAGATGCACGGTTGAACAAAGaacctttgaaaggtaatgggGATGAGGGTAAAAGTCAGGGGGATCAGGGGCAAAGTCTAAGCAGGATGGCGAAACCGACAGAGCCTACAAATCTCCAGTTCTCTTTAGTGATGAGATAGCCATAAGAAAAAACAACTTATATGTCAGAAGCTTGACTGGCGCTGACTCTAGTGGTTCAAAGGGGTCGTGGACAAGACCCTCAAGGACCACGGCTAAGTCCCACAAGGGAAATTTCACCCTGATGGGTGGTCTCAGTCGCCTAGCTCCATACATGAAGCGGGCGATAAGAGGGTGTTTCCCTACCGTGCTATAGTTTTAagttttttggggtttttttgctgtgaaatcgtAATATGTTTATGTTTAAATGTTGCCAATATGTCCATGTTGTATCTTTTACCGTTTATCCAGACATACAAATAAGTATGTTTTGTGTCTGTAAaagttgttattatttattgttattgtattaATACTTGTATAACATTGAGACCATTCAATAAGTGCCATAATTGAGGATATAACTTTTACTTTACAATAGGTAATTGTCTTTATTAGTACTTTAttaattattggcttattcTGGTCAATAAACTTGAATATCACTTAATAAGTGCCATAATTAATCAGGATATGCCTTTCACTTTGGGGGTCAAATTGTCTTTATTATACTATTTTAGCAATTTAAAACTGATAACCAGCTGTAATTAAACATAATTACAAGCTTATTGTTCAGTTAACTTAATAGAATGGCacagaaatataattacatcactacacaaaaataatatatggcTTATTAGGTTGCAGATAATGACTAAAAAGTTGTTAGTGTACATTCAGTTAATCATTAAtaggttatttttgtttatttgtagcATAAATGTGTAtctttcaaatgtttaataatttgtaaataatgGCTAAAATGCCCAACTATATGTTAAGTTAATAAGTAATTACTATTGTGtccatgcttaactaatgcataattgtgaacaagtaaatcattaattactagtttatttatgcttaactaatgcataatTCAGGACCCTTAAAATGtcaagttaatcattaattactagtgtgttcattcttaactaatgcttaattgtgaacaagttaattattaattaatgcttaactaatacattattttgggcccttaaaataaaatgttaccattTGACCagccattttgtttatttttttcaggctGAGTGCCACCAAGAAATACACAGTCTGGAAAACTTAATAAACACTGAAATTTGggaataaattatgtattacagtGAATCAACAGGATTTTACCCTCCtgtttaatgcatttataaTCACTCATTTCACTTTCAAGCGCTATTACGTCTTGTTTAGTTTCAGCTCCTCATTCACCATTCGAGTGACTTGGATGTGAGAGGAAACACTCCGACCAAAACCTCTAGTTTTACAAGAACTTGCTCCTTGCTGCAGTCAGTTTCCTATAAGTGTCATAAGcgccacaaacacaaacaagttTGTTTCAGGCGCCACTTTCAGTTTCAGTTCTTCCTGATCACCACAGTCACTGGTTTTAAAAGAATGTGCTCCTCACTGCAGTCAGTTTCAAAGTTCTCTCTTAAGGGATTCGAAATGTCATAAGTGCCATGAACACAAAGAAGTTTGTTTCAGGCACCGATTTTTCAGTCTCTGTTCTTCCCGTTCGGCACAGTCACTGGTCCAGTGTTAAAAGAACATGCTCCTCACTGCAGTCAGTTTCAAAGTTCCCTCTCATCGCTGCTTCAGTTAGCTAGTTTTCTTCTATTTTCCACATATATTGCTGTCATGAGTGCCGTGAACACGAATAGGAAACTCCTACTCAAACTCCTGTGAAACACCTGTTTGGGGCCATTATGCTATTACTTCAAAATGCACCAGCCCACAATGCATTGCGTACTACAGTACAAAaccaaaatacataaatacagtaGATCACTGTTGAAAATGGGCTGTAAATTAACAGCAGTTGCTTACCATGAAAAAtatttcccagaatgcattgttttcaaCAGcacattactgttttaatggaaaacatCATGTTACTGTCAGAATTCGGccgttttttacagtgtaaacaaTCAATTTTGTAATTTATGGCTATTTACTTATTTAACTTATGTAATAAtctgatattttaattttacagccACGACTCTAAACTTGCTGAAGTCCTCAACAAATTGAAATCAAATCTGAGAAGGAAGTTTGAGTGTTTGCATGAGGGAATATCAAAGCAGGGAAACTcaacactcctgaatgagaTCTACACAGAGCTCTACATCACAGAGAGTGAAAGTGGAGATATCAGCAATGAGCATGAGGTGAGACAGATTGAGGCACAGTCCAGAAGAGCAGAAACAGAGGACACACCGATCAAATGCAATGACATCTTTAGACCTTTACCTGGAcaagacaaacccatcagaactgtgctgacaaagggagtcgctggcattggaaaaacagtctctgtgcagaagttcatcctGGACTGGGCTGAAAGGAAAGAGAATCAGGACGTCCAGCTCATATTTCCACTTCCTTTCAGAGAGCTCAACCTGATGAAGGACAAAACATTCAGTCTTTCAGATCTTCTTCTCGTCTTTTTCcctgaaacaaaaaaaattgaaatatccAGTAATGAATATAAAGTGGTGTTCATATTTGATGGTCTGGACGAGTGCCGTCTGTCTCTGGATTTTCAAAGCGATGTGAGGTTGTGTGATGTAAGTGAATCGGCCTCAGTGGACGTGCTGCTGACGAACCTCATTGCGGGGaatctgcttccctctgctctcatctggatcacctccagaccagcagcagctgatCTCATCCCCACTGAGTATGTCCATCGAATGACAGAGGTACGAGGCTTCAGTGACCCACAGAAGGTGAAAtacttcaggaagagaatcagtgatcAGAGTCTGGCCGGCAGGATCATCACGCATCTGAAGTCATCAATGAGCCTCTTTATTATGTGTCACATCCCagtgttctgctggatctcagccaCAGTTCTAGAGAAGATGTTGAGTGAAGCAGAGAGTGGAAAGATTCCCAAGACTCTcactcaaatgtacacacacttctTGATCATTCAGACCAACATCAAACATGAGAAGGACTATGAGAAGAAAGTGAAAGATGAAGACATGATTGTCAAACTGGGGAAACTGGCTTATCAGCAGCTTGTGAAAGGCAATGTGATCTTCTATGAGGAAGACCTGAGAGAGTGTGGCATTGATGTGACAGAAGCATCAGTGTACTCAGGATTGTGCACccagatcttcagagaggagTTGGGCTTGTATCAGGGGAAAGTCTTCTGCTTTGTTCATCTGAGCATTCAGGAACATCTAGCAGCGCTATATGTGCATCTCTCCTTTATAAACAATAACATCAATGTGTTTGACCAGATTACCAAACCAACTAATGGAGACAAATTTTCACTATCTGATCTCCATCAGAGAGCTGTGGATGAGGCTTTAGACAGTAAAAATGGGCATCTGGACCTTTTCCTTCGTTTCCTTCTGGGTCTGTCATTGATGTCTAATCAGAATCTCTTACAAGAACTAATGAAACAGACAGGAAATAGCTCAGACATCAATGAGAAAACAGTTGACTACATTAAAGACAAGATCAGTGAGAATCCCTCTCCTGATAAATACATCAATCTGTTTCATTGTCTGAATGAACTGGGTGATCTTTCACTAGTGAACGAAGCTCAACCTCATATGAGGTCTAGTGGATTACGTAATGTGAAACTCTCCTCATCTCAGTGGTCAGCtttagtttttgtgttgttgaccTCAGAGCAGGCAATGCATAAGTTTAACCTGAAGAGTTTTATTGGAGGGGAAAAATATCTGTAAGTAACACTGATTACAATCATTACAGTATACAACATtacaaacaaagagaaacaaaGAAATCAGAGGTTTTTAAATCACAGGGCAAAGACTGATTTCTGGGATATTGGACATAATTTACAGGTGCTTCTCAAATGGAAGGCTGTGTCCTAGCAAGGCTGCATATCTCGGCTGCCACATCATCAAGCGCCTCTGAAGGCCTTCTCAATTTGAAGGATCCTTTGAATGCAGACTTTGTTTCACATCTTTAATTCAGCTCATTTTGAAGGATGCATCGTGTATCCTTCGTGTCTGTCAATCACACACAATCTTTTGCACACATTCCAGTTGACGAAAACTGATGGAAAAAGATTCTGCACTGAGCTTATCTGAGTTCATAATGAAATGTAAGCCAAAAACTGTTTTGGAGATGAAGGCATACatattatcttttattttggtgTAAATTAATCACTTAACACTAAAATGAGTAATGTAAGCAACTGGGAGACACAGATGCTTGTCATTCACTGTATCGCATTAATATAAAGATtgttaatacaaaatatttttccaaAATTACGTTTTAATAGTATTTTCATGCT is a window of Megalobrama amblycephala isolate DHTTF-2021 linkage group LG6, ASM1881202v1, whole genome shotgun sequence DNA encoding:
- the LOC125269603 gene encoding NACHT, LRR and PYD domains-containing protein 12-like gives rise to the protein MKSQWRRSSSSDSTACFIMGDSQGSRDGDFSPGCSSVQQKSSNPESSCVSMKSNCSMDPPLYFKSGDKRPYLSSVQQKSSIPESSCVSMKSNCSMDPPLYFKSGDKRPYLRFKTSSVQQKKSKPESSCVFMKSNWSMEEPLNFKSGNTQSDLRSKLLSRPVKNQTVYTPMIQPQESNENMYPGFSHDSKLAEVLNKLKSNLRRKFECLHEGISKQGNSTLLNEIYTELYITESESGDISNEHEVRQIEAQSRRAETEDTPIKCNDIFRPLPGQDKPIRTVLTKGVAGIGKTVSVQKFILDWAERKENQDVQLIFPLPFRELNLMKDKTFSLSDLLLVFFPETKKIEISSNEYKVVFIFDGLDECRLSLDFQSDVRLCDVSESASVDVLLTNLIAGNLLPSALIWITSRPAAADLIPTEYVHRMTEVRGFSDPQKVKYFRKRISDQSLAGRIITHLKSSMSLFIMCHIPVFCWISATVLEKMLSEAESGKIPKTLTQMYTHFLIIQTNIKHEKDYEKKVKDEDMIVKLGKLAYQQLVKGNVIFYEEDLRECGIDVTEASVYSGLCTQIFREELGLYQGKVFCFVHLSIQEHLAALYVHLSFINNNINVFDQITKPTNGDKFSLSDLHQRAVDEALDSKNGHLDLFLRFLLGLSLMSNQNLLQELMKQTGNSSDINEKTVDYIKDKISENPSPDKYINLFHCLNELGDLSLVNEAQPHMRSSGLRNVKLSSSQWSALVFVLLTSEQAMHKFNLKSFIGGEKYLESLTDDRLELGTDTEELTRDVHCVWVMPSLLSRLVVWSVEGWLSSCDCVGLVGADGVRSPRPSCSLGTSSRPLVHLRVPLTRGTVGVGSQVRTGMGTTPTPVVEASTSTTKDFSGSGCTRRGAVVKASLRVSKAWVAAGFQDRDLGLLRRRLGSGVEMILCGCISRTSEHCWRNPLQSSAEPEKDAGLAMGLAMAGGEEEALVKMRSEDCAIVLCRLRDCGVTDKGCAALASALRSNPSHLRKLYLSKNKLGDSGMKPLFAVLENPHCKLDELWLRQCGVTDEGCAALASALRSNPSHIRILYLTENKLGDSGVKLLSGVLENPQCKLEELGLSYCGVTDEGCAALASALRSNPSHLRELDLSGNKLGNSGVKLLSDLKDNPHYKLETLW